CATGGCCCTGATTAAGATCTATGGGCAAGAAGACAATGAACGTCGAGCCTTTCATCAGCTCAACCAGCGGCTACTGGGTGCCAACTTAAAGCTGGCTAAAACCCGCAATATTTTATTCCCCATGCTCGGAGGATTGGCTAGCATTAGCCTGTTAATGGTGCTCTGGGCAGGGTCAGGGGCAATTGAAAGCGGCTTGCTCAGCATTGGTGACTTCATTGCTCTCTTACTCTACGTTGAGCGTCTTGTCTTCCCCACGGCTATTCTAGGCTTCACCATTACGGCCTATCAGCGGGGAGAGGTGAGTATCGATCGCGTTGAATATATCCTCACCTCAACGCCCAAGATCTATACCGAACCAGGAGCGATCGCCCTGGATGTCAACCATGTGCAGGGGCGAATTGAAGCTCGACACCTCAGCTATGCCTACCCCGATACGCTGGTACCGGCCCTGCAGGATGTCAATTTTGTGATTGAGCCAGGGGAAACCGTGGCGATCGTTGGGCCGATTGGCTCAGGTAAGTCTACCTTGGCCAGTGCATTACCTCGGCTATTGGATATTTCTAACGATCAGCTTTTTCTGGATGGCCAGGATATTACCCATCTGCAGCTCGCTGATCTACGGAGAGCGATCGCCTACGTTCCCCAGGATAGTTTTCTATTTGGCACTAGCATTACCAACAATATCCGCTACGGCGATCCTCTGAGTGAAGAGATGGACGTTGAGTATGCGGCGAAAACAGCGCAAATCCATCCCGAGATTTTGAACTTTCCTCAGCAATACAAGACGTTGGTGGGTGAGCGAGGTATTACCCTATCTGGAGGGCAGCGTCAGCGTACAGCCCTAGCCCGTGCCCTGTTGGTCGATGCGCCAATTTTAATTTTAGATGACTCCCTCTCTAGCGTAGATAACCAAACTGCCACTCAAGTTCTGCAAAATCTATCTGAAGGGACTCGGCGCAAGACGGTTATCTTTATCTCTCATCAAATGTCAGCGGCAGCCCTAGCCGATCGCATCTTGGTGATGGATCGGGGGACTATTCTGCAATCCGGTACCCATGCTGACTTGTTACAGCAGGGTGGGCTTTATCTGAAACTATGGGAGCAACACAAACTAGAAGAAGTGCTGCAGTAAAAGCTTGTTAGAGATGCAGCCTAGAGATGCATTCGGGTGAGAAATTCACCCGCCTGGCGCAGCTTAATTTTGCTGGATACATACAGCGGTAGCTGATAGTATTCAGCGACAAGCCATCCTACCATCATCAGATGAAACGCCAGGGTCATTCCTGCCCATAGAATGGGAAACCAAGACCAACGACTGCCGGCTAGGGGTGGGAAAATATAGGACGACAGCCAGACAAGCAACGAAGGCATGATGACAACGATCAGGCTAATGATCCACACAATTGGGCTGAGGGTAGCCCCTTGAGGGTAGATAGACTGCCAGCGTCGACCGTTCCATTTCCAAGCCATGGCCTGGGAACTATCTGCCATATGTAGGGTTTGCTCGGTCACATTGGCGGTGAAGATATGACGGCAGAAATTGCAGGCAAAGGCATCCATCAACACCATTTGCTGAATTTGCCCATGGCGACAGGCCGGACATAGATAACTGCCTTGATCGGTAAGGCTATAGGGCAGCTTATTGTCCCGCTGGGGAGCTGCAAAGGGGTTGATGCTGCGGTTGGGGCTAGACTCCGTCATAGGCGCATCTCGCAAGGATGATGAGAAATCACAAGAACGCTGACCATGGTACAGCAAGAAACCTTGCCCTCGCCATTGAGGACTAGTTGAGGATCAGCTGCCCATAGTCAAAAGCTTATCGCGATCGCCCTGGTTTCTGCTGACCTTATTAATCCTTGGTAACAGAGCGCTGATATGACCCAGGCAACAACCTAGGCAGCACCACTGCCCACATAACGGGGCACTTCAACACCATCCTGCTCCAAAATCACCAGAGGCTCACCCCCGGCTTGCATATCCACCCGCTTGACCAAGACCTGACCGTTGGCTAGATAGTCGCCTACCCGTACATAGCGACTCGTGTGTTCATTGGGCGCTCGCAGAATAATGCTCACCTGACCGCCCACTTCTACGACGCCGGTAATCTCGATCAGGTCAGCAAGTCGCGCCGAGGGCGTTGTGGGTGCTACAGAGGTGCCGGGAGCCGCCGCGATCGCATCACTGAGGGTTGGCTCACCGGGCTGCACCACGGGCATGGGTGTAGGCTCGACCGGCACGGTGCTAATGGTTTGGGGTGGTGGCAGGGTAGCGGCGATCGTGGCTGGCTGTTCCCTTGGGGCGGGGGACGCTGGCCGGCTAATCACAACGCTGTGGGGCTCTAGGGGCGCAAAGGGATTGCTGCGTCCCGATTGGATGCGGGCCACTTGTCCAGCGGAGGTTGTAGGAGGAATGAGGGTGGGAACGGGCAGGGGCGCGTCGGCTGCAGCTTCGCTGTCAACTAGCTCCGGATCCGTAACGCCTGGTGTCGGCAGGGGATCCACACCATTCTCTTGCAGAGGTAGTTCGGTGGGCGCAGGGGGAACAGGCACCGTGCTTTCGCTAGCCGTGGGAGTCTCGGATGCGCAACTGGCCCCGAATAAGGTCAGGGCGACCGCCCCTGCAAACCAACCGGTTGACAGTAATGAAGGCAATGGCAGTTTTTTCATGATCGACATCCCGGTGTCCCAAAAAAGTCTAGGGCTGATAATACAACTGGGTAGTCACCCAACGTCCCCCATAGGATAGCGCTGATTTCCGGCAGTGGGATCAGATAGCCACAAAGGAAAACGATCCTGATGCATGGAGGGGGCGATCGCTAATAGCGGATGCGTGGATCGATGTAGGCGTTGAGAATATCAATCGCAATGCTGGCGATCGCCACAATGGCTCCAAAAAATACCATGATTCCTTGTACAACCGGGTAATCGCGCATCCGGATCGCCTCGTACAACCGGAAGGCTAGTCCTGGCCAGGAAAAGGTGGCCTCGGTGAGAATAGCTCCCCCCAGCAGGGAGGCAATGGTTAATCCCAAGACCGTGACCACGGGAATTAAGGCATTGCGCAGGGCATGGATGAGCACAACCCGATATTCGGGAATGCCCCTGGCCCGCGCCGCTTCCACGTAGTCTGACCGCAGGGTTTGCTTGAGGTTAATTCGCACCATGCGTTCAAAAATGCCGCTGAGCAAAATGCCTAGGGTCAGACTAGGCAGGGCTAGGTGATGTAGGGCGATGCCCAGTTGGTCAAACCGTCCTTGGAATAGACTATCGACGACGTAAAGCCCCGTGAAGCCAGGGTCAGGGCTGAGACCGGGGGTATAGCGCAAGCTGGTGGGAAACCAGCCCAGCCACACGCCGAAAATGAGCTGTAGCACCATGCCAAACCAGTACATGGGCACAGCATAGGTGATGATGCCAAACAGTCGCCCTCCGGCATCGACCGCCGTGTTGGGCCGGGAGGCAGCCAGGGATCCGATCGCCACCCCGACCACCACCGACACCAGCATACTCAACAGCGTTAGCTCCACCGTGGCGGGAAAATAGTCGCGGATGATCTGCCAAACGGTTTGCCCCCGATTGACAATAGAAGTGCCCAGATCAAGCTGGAGCAAAGCACCCAGATATCGCACATATTGCAGCCACAGGGGCGCATCTAGGCCCAGCTCTATCCGCAGTGCTTCCTTGGCGCTCTCTGGCGCACGGGGGCCGAGGGTGGCATCAACGGGATTGCCGCTGACCCGCAGCAGCAAAAACACAATGGTGATCACCGTCCACAGCATCAGGGGCGCTAAGAGCAACCGAGATAGAACGTAGTATCGTAGGGCGCTAGAGCGGGACATTGTCTCTTCCTAAGACTTACTAAGTTGCCAGAATAGCACCTGCTGCGTGGGCTGAATGGAAAATCCATCCACATTAGGCTGGCTGAAGGCATAGTCCTTTTTCTGCCACAGCGGCACGTAGGGGACATCCTCAACCAGACTCTGTTGTAGCTCGGCGATAATAGCCCGGCGAGCTTCTACATCCGACTCTAGGCGCTGCTGATTGACCAAGTCAATGACGCGATCGCTGTAGTAGAACGAACCACCTGCCTGGGTTTGTCCTGAGGTGCAGCCGGTTTCTGGCGAACCTTCATCACAGTGGAGGAAGGGATGAATGAAGGTATCGACGTCGTAGAAATCAGGGTACCAGTTGAGGATAAAGGTGGGATAGATGCCATCCCCGAGATTTTCAAATGCGGTGGCAGATTCTACGCCCTGGAGGGTTACGTCCACCAGACCGGGCACCTGTTGTTCAATCGACGCCTCTAGGGTGCTGGCGGCCAAGCCGTCGGTGGTGGAAGTAGAAATGTACCAAATTTCTAGCGGCAAGGGATTGCTCTCAGAAAATCCAGCAGATTCTAGAAAGGCTTTGGCCTTCTCAGCATCACCATCGCCATAGGCTTCTTGAAACACGGGCTCATATTCCGAGAAGCTGGTGGGCAAAATGCTGTAGAGCGGTTCTGCCTGCCCTTGGAAAACCCGTTCGTTCAATAGGGGCCGGTCAATCAAGGAGGCGATCGCTTTTCTCACATCCAGATTATCGTAGGGCTCCATCTTCTGGTTGAGCACCAGATAGTTGATCACGGTGCTGCCCGCCTCTTCCACCTGCCAGTTGTTGGTTTCTGCCTCGCGCACCAAGCTGCTGATTTGATCAGGATCCAGGGTTTGGTAAGCAATATCAACGGTGTTGGTTCTAAAGGCGTTGAACAAGTTGGCAGGGCTGGAGAAAATCTGAATGTCTAACCCGTTATTGGCCGGTGCCTCGCCCCAGTAGTCTTCATTCACGTCAAGGCGCACTAGGTCGGCTCCTATCTGGCTGAGCTTGTAGGGGCCGGTACCGATGAAGGAGGTGGGCTGGAAGGAGCCGGGGCCAATTTCGTAGGCGCTGGGGGGTACGGGCGTCACGCCGGAAAAGGCTAGGAGGGAGGGAAAGCCGGCAAAGGGGGCCGAGAGTTGAATGGTGATTTCGTAGTCGCCGCTGGCTTCCACAGAGGCAATTTTATCGGACAGCAGGTAGGCAGGGCGACCGCCATTCTCCATAAACCGCTGGATGGAAAAGACCATGGCCTCGGCATTGAAGGGGCTGCCGTCGTGAAAGGTAACGTCGTCGCGCAGCGGAATGGTGTAGGTGAGCCCATCGTCGCTGATTTGGGGCATCTCGGTGGCCAGTTGGGGTACGAGGTCAGTGGTGCCTGGCTCGTAGGTATAGAGGCGATCGCCCAAATTGTAGAGCAAGATGCCGGGAAAAATTTCGTAGGTATCGGCTGGATCCACCGTGCGTACTGTGAGGGTCGTGCCTAGGGTGAGGCGTCCGTTAGCGCTGCTGTCAGTGGCGGCGGAGTCAGTGGAAGACGAGCCGCCCCCGCAGCTTACGGTGAGAAACAGGCACAGACAGAATAATCCAATCAACTGAGTGAGCGATCGCCCACCTCGACGCAAGGAACCGAGACCGTTCATCATAATTGGGTACTACTGTTGGGTACGACTGGAGAATCTGGAGAGATGAGCTAGTAGGGTGGGTAATGCTTACCCCACAACTACGGCTACTACACGGCTACTACGACGACTGCAACTATGTCCCTATAGGCTGCTGAAGTCATCGCGATATCGAACGCCACGGCCAGCGATCGCCCTGGTTTCATCCTGACGGATTAAGTTCAGTAGTATATCGGAAAACGGGATAGAGCGAGAGCTTCAGGGCTGGTTTTAACTCTGGGAAAGCCGCTGGACGGTTTTGCCGCCTAGGCGTCGATGGGCATCTTTGAGGGCGTCAGGAATGCGATCGGCATGGTGGCTGTTGGCTAGGCATGTTCGCAGATCCAAGCGATCAACCTGTTCCGCTCTGGCACCGGGAAACCAATGCCCACCGTTGCCCAGGAGGTTATAGCGCATTTGCCCATACTCCACCATGTCGTAGGCGATCGCTAGGTTGCGCAGCCAGAGGATTACGGGAATATTGATGCCGCCGGGGGTTTCACTTGGATCGGGTAACCCCTCGTGCCAGGTGCGATACCAGGATTCTCCGAGTTGAGCGATCGCTTCTTGTTCCAATCGCTCCAGAATGGGGGGCAGCACCTCATCGGCACGGTGCAGGTAGTCCAAGGTTTTCAGGTGTTCATCAAAATCGCCTGGGCGGGCAGCGCCAATGCTGAGGGTATGCACTTGGGGATGATTGAGGCAGAAGAGATCGTTGAAGACCATCGGACTCAGGGGTTGGCAGAGATCCACCAGCTTCTGGGGAGGACTGTAGAGATTGCCGCCTTTATTGGAGGGGCTAATGATAAAAACGCCCATGTCATGGCGGGTCGCGGCTTCAATAGCCGGCCAGTTGAACTGATTGATGTAGTACCAATGCAGGTTGACGTAGTCGAACTGTCCTGTCTCGATCGCTGTGAGGATCACCGGCAGGGGAGCATGGGTTGAGAAACCGATGAAGCGTACCTTGCCTTCGCGCTGAAGCTGCTGGGCGACCTCTAGGCAGCCGCCAGGACGAATGCTGTGGTCTAACAACTCGGCGGTATTGATGCCATGCAGACCCAGCAGATCTACATGATCGAGCTTGAGGTTAGCCAACGACGTTTCCACGGTGCGGCGAAACTCTTTGGGATCCTTGGTGGGCGATACCTTGGTTTGTACGATTAAATCCTGGCGCGGAAACGTGGGCAGAATGCGTCCAAGCTGGATTTCTGAAGTGCCGTAGCCCCGAGCAGTTTCGATGTGATGAATACCCACCTCTAGCGATCGCCGAATCGTGGCTTCTAGGTTGTCTTGGCGATCGCGGGGAATGGTGAACGCGGGCACGTCTTTCCAGGAATGCTGGTAGCGCATCCCGCCACAGGAAAACACCGGAATTTGCAGGTTTGTCCGTCCAAAACGCCGATATTGCATCATGTCGAAGGTAACGAAGGTGAACCATCGCCTGACGGCGCTATCCCATCTAGGGCCGTCGAGGACGACTCCTTAAAACTTAACATTAGTTAAAAAACTCGGTGTTCCAGAAGCGGAGTTGATAGTCACGGCCGGTGTCAATCACGAGTACTGGGGAACCGTCATCCAACTGGGCGATCGCCACCACCATGTCTTGGGTTTTGCCGCTGACTTCGTCATAGAGCAACACACCTGTCTCAGACACCATGAGTGTATAGGTGGCCGGCACCGCCAGCGGCGGCTGGAGGGTGCTAACGGTGCTAGCCGTCAAGCGCAAGACCATGGCGGTGGTTTGGTCATCTAGGGTCACCCGAGCGATCGCTCCCTGGCTAAGAACGCTATCTAGGCTGTCTCCATTCCCACTCCAGCCTTCCTGCTGCAGGAGAGTTTGCAGTGCCTGCCGTAGGCGATCGCTGTCTTGGGGAGTTTGCTGCACTTGGCTCCAAGTCAAGATCTCAGCCGAAGCTGGACGCAGGCGGGCCGTGGTTGCTAGGGCATAGGTGCGAGACGATCCGCTACCCTCGATGAGGGCCAGGAGGCGATCGCCCCTCACGGCGGCATCCAGCACTTGGGCGCTACTGGTTTGGGGTGGTTGAAACAAGCTGTTGAGGGAAGTGGGGCTGTTCCAGTGCAGGAGCTGCAGAGATTGGGTGGTTTGGAGACCGAGCTGGCTGCGCCATTGCTCGGAGGCTAGGTCGAGGAAACGTAGGGGCGATCGCTGCCATTGCTGATCAGCCTGGATCGCAGTGATCTCGACTTCATAGGTCTGACCGCCCGTAGAGCGCTGGACGGCACTGCCCCATTCCGACGGAACTATGGGACGGGCTATACCCAACAATGACTGGGGCTGGGGGCGAGGGGGCACCGATGGCGGTGCAGCGGGTGCAGGTGTGGTGGCGGGAGCGGCAGGGGTGATGGTGGGAGCGGGGCGATCGAGAGCATCGAGGCGCTGACGCAGATCGGTTGGTAAAGCTGCTTCTAGGGTTTGCAGCATGGCGGGAGTAACGGGTGCAGCCACAGGCTCGGTGGTGGTTTGGCTGCGCCACCAGGTCACAGCAGCCGTGCGATCGCGGCGTACGGCTAGGGTTAAAGCCGCCCAAACCTGGAGATCGTTATCTTCGGGGGTAATGCGCAGGGCGGCATTAATCCGCTGCCACAGCGCCCCGGCGGCTAGAGCCTGTCGCAAATCAGAACGCTGATCGGCTACCTGTTGATCCAAAAACTCTAGGGCGATCGCCCACTGTCCGTCGATTAGATGGGCGGTTAACTGTTGTCCCGCATTCGACCAGACTCGATTGGCCTGGGCCTGGGCAGCTTGGGCATGGAGATCGATCACCTCAAGCTGGATCTGGGCGGCATCAGACCAGGTGCCTTGGGATGATTCTGCGGCTTGAGCCACCCGCATTTGGTTTAAGGCCGGCGACCAAAGTTTGGCCTGGGCGAGGGCGATCGCCTTTTCGTAGGCGGGATGGTCGGAGGCGGTGTCTAGAAGTGAAACGGCTTGCAGTTGGGGCCCCGGCAAGAGACGGAACACCTCAAAGGCTGGCTCCAAGCCCACGGTTTTGTTCACCACCAATTCAGCTTGGCCGTCCCCGGTAATATCCTGCCATTCAGGTTGATTCATCTCAGGGCTCACCCAAGAAACAGACGTCTGCAACTGTTGGCGATCGGGGAGGTATTGAATCACCTGCCCATGATGAGCTTGGTTGCTGCCCCGCGACCAAGCGCCATGTACGGTTAACCAAACTGTTTCCGTCGGCTCCAAGGGACGGTTGCCTAAAAACTCGACTTGGGTGAAGGGCAGTGCTGTATTGGATCCCGTACTGCGGGCCGAGTGGCGATAGAATTCCGCGACTCGAAATTCCGGCGTGCCGCCTAGGGAGAGTTGATCCAGCAGCTCATACCGAGGCGATTGTCCCGGAGGGGTGGGCAGGGATCGGTAGAGCCGCAACTCAACCACCTGTTGACAGTCGGGCGACAAGCGATTGATATCGGGCCAGGCGCGGGTCAGGAGCGCTGACTCTCCTAAGTCTGTCAGGGTCAGGTTCCCTTGGTTTTGACAGTGGGGAAGGGGAATGGTGACCGGCACCAGCCAGGGTGCAGGCTCTCCATCGGCCGCTGGCAGCATTAAGGGCGTGCCTAGGAAGCGATCGCCTTGGCGCAGATCCGCATCAATGTCAGCCACCGATTGAGGAGAGTGGGTATTCATGCCCGATTCTGGCAGCCATCGCCTCAGCCAGTCCCGTGAGGTCACCGAGTCTGGATTGAACATCA
This genomic stretch from Candidatus Obscuribacterales bacterium harbors:
- a CDS encoding ABC transporter ATP-binding protein, translating into MATSKLRQLGAYLRPYWQKSAVGVGALFIVNAIGAYIPQLIKNGIDELQVTFSFDRVVFYAVLTLVLATVMWGVRMVSRITLFGVGRQVEFDLKQRIFDHLLTLEPSYFSRNPAGDLISRSTSDVDNIRRLVGFAVLSLANTIFAYALTLPFMLAISWKITLLAIAVYPILFLIVHLFSDRLRDEQRDVQEETSRISELIQEDMNGMALIKIYGQEDNERRAFHQLNQRLLGANLKLAKTRNILFPMLGGLASISLLMVLWAGSGAIESGLLSIGDFIALLLYVERLVFPTAILGFTITAYQRGEVSIDRVEYILTSTPKIYTEPGAIALDVNHVQGRIEARHLSYAYPDTLVPALQDVNFVIEPGETVAIVGPIGSGKSTLASALPRLLDISNDQLFLDGQDITHLQLADLRRAIAYVPQDSFLFGTSITNNIRYGDPLSEEMDVEYAAKTAQIHPEILNFPQQYKTLVGERGITLSGGQRQRTALARALLVDAPILILDDSLSSVDNQTATQVLQNLSEGTRRKTVIFISHQMSAAALADRILVMDRGTILQSGTHADLLQQGGLYLKLWEQHKLEEVLQ
- a CDS encoding ABC transporter permease, coding for MSRSSALRYYVLSRLLLAPLMLWTVITIVFLLLRVSGNPVDATLGPRAPESAKEALRIELGLDAPLWLQYVRYLGALLQLDLGTSIVNRGQTVWQIIRDYFPATVELTLLSMLVSVVVGVAIGSLAASRPNTAVDAGGRLFGIITYAVPMYWFGMVLQLIFGVWLGWFPTSLRYTPGLSPDPGFTGLYVVDSLFQGRFDQLGIALHHLALPSLTLGILLSGIFERMVRINLKQTLRSDYVEAARARGIPEYRVVLIHALRNALIPVVTVLGLTIASLLGGAILTEATFSWPGLAFRLYEAIRMRDYPVVQGIMVFFGAIVAIASIAIDILNAYIDPRIRY
- a CDS encoding ABC transporter substrate-binding protein gives rise to the protein MMNGLGSLRRGGRSLTQLIGLFCLCLFLTVSCGGGSSSTDSAATDSSANGRLTLGTTLTVRTVDPADTYEIFPGILLYNLGDRLYTYEPGTTDLVPQLATEMPQISDDGLTYTIPLRDDVTFHDGSPFNAEAMVFSIQRFMENGGRPAYLLSDKIASVEASGDYEITIQLSAPFAGFPSLLAFSGVTPVPPSAYEIGPGSFQPTSFIGTGPYKLSQIGADLVRLDVNEDYWGEAPANNGLDIQIFSSPANLFNAFRTNTVDIAYQTLDPDQISSLVREAETNNWQVEEAGSTVINYLVLNQKMEPYDNLDVRKAIASLIDRPLLNERVFQGQAEPLYSILPTSFSEYEPVFQEAYGDGDAEKAKAFLESAGFSESNPLPLEIWYISTSTTDGLAASTLEASIEQQVPGLVDVTLQGVESATAFENLGDGIYPTFILNWYPDFYDVDTFIHPFLHCDEGSPETGCTSGQTQAGGSFYYSDRVIDLVNQQRLESDVEARRAIIAELQQSLVEDVPYVPLWQKKDYAFSQPNVDGFSIQPTQQVLFWQLSKS
- a CDS encoding aldo/keto reductase, which produces MMQYRRFGRTNLQIPVFSCGGMRYQHSWKDVPAFTIPRDRQDNLEATIRRSLEVGIHHIETARGYGTSEIQLGRILPTFPRQDLIVQTKVSPTKDPKEFRRTVETSLANLKLDHVDLLGLHGINTAELLDHSIRPGGCLEVAQQLQREGKVRFIGFSTHAPLPVILTAIETGQFDYVNLHWYYINQFNWPAIEAATRHDMGVFIISPSNKGGNLYSPPQKLVDLCQPLSPMVFNDLFCLNHPQVHTLSIGAARPGDFDEHLKTLDYLHRADEVLPPILERLEQEAIAQLGESWYRTWHEGLPDPSETPGGINIPVILWLRNLAIAYDMVEYGQMRYNLLGNGGHWFPGARAEQVDRLDLRTCLANSHHADRIPDALKDAHRRLGGKTVQRLSQS